One Sodalinema gerasimenkoae IPPAS B-353 DNA segment encodes these proteins:
- a CDS encoding type II toxin-antitoxin system VapC family toxin: MSETIYIETSILGYLTARPSRDLVVAANIQITREWWDTRRHSFQLYTSQAVVEETSQGDADMAAQRLEIIRDFILLDLDQSVLNLAEQFLERSSLPAKADIDAIHIAAATIHNMDYLLTWNCKHIANAQIQRKLAEISLDFGYELPILCTPYELLGD, translated from the coding sequence ATCAGTGAAACCATCTACATTGAAACTAGCATCTTAGGCTACCTGACCGCTCGACCCAGCCGAGACCTTGTTGTGGCTGCCAATATTCAAATCACAAGAGAGTGGTGGGATACACGCCGCCATTCTTTTCAACTCTACACCTCACAAGCCGTTGTGGAAGAAACGTCACAAGGTGATGCTGACATGGCTGCTCAAAGACTGGAAATAATCCGCGACTTCATCTTACTTGATTTAGACCAATCTGTCCTTAATTTAGCAGAGCAATTTTTAGAGCGCAGTAGTCTTCCAGCAAAAGCTGATATTGATGCGATTCATATTGCAGCCGCCACCATTCACAACATGGATTACCTGCTGACCTGGAACTGTAAACATATAGCGAATGCCCAAATCCAAAGAAAGTTAGCAGAAATCAGTCTTGATTTTGGCTACGAATTGCCAATTCTTTGTACACCCTACGAACTTCTTGGAGATTAA
- a CDS encoding TetR/AcrR family transcriptional regulator — MVQRDRRYDVSEAAWRVIVRDGLDRTSMRAIAHELGCTTGVVTHYFRDKQDLILFALHQVTQTLLQGMQSAQQQPLGCDRLVAMLLTFLPLDAERQNILRVWVAFLGYAIGRPELMAEHQRSAGELRALLMAELQALQAAQHLRADIDPEVEANTLLALVNGIGLDSLIQSHCLSLEQQRQVVQRYVEDLYD; from the coding sequence ATGGTTCAGCGCGATCGCCGCTACGACGTTTCAGAAGCCGCCTGGCGTGTCATTGTCCGTGATGGGCTTGATCGCACTAGCATGAGGGCGATCGCCCATGAACTGGGCTGCACGACGGGGGTGGTTACCCACTACTTTCGGGACAAGCAAGACCTGATTCTGTTTGCCCTTCACCAGGTCACCCAAACTCTGTTGCAGGGAATGCAATCTGCTCAGCAGCAGCCTCTGGGGTGCGATCGCCTGGTGGCAATGTTGCTAACCTTTTTGCCCCTAGATGCTGAGCGGCAAAACATTCTGCGGGTGTGGGTCGCCTTTTTGGGCTATGCCATCGGTCGCCCCGAACTGATGGCGGAGCACCAGCGCAGTGCGGGGGAACTGCGGGCCTTGCTGATGGCAGAACTTCAGGCATTGCAGGCAGCGCAACACCTGCGGGCTGACATCGACCCAGAGGTGGAGGCCAATACCCTACTGGCCCTCGTCAATGGCATCGGACTGGATTCCCTGATTCAGTCACACTGCCTAAGCCTGGAACAACAACGGCAGGTGGTGCAGCGCTATGTGGAGGACTTGTATGATTAA
- a CDS encoding macrolide 2'-phosphotransferase: MSLLPDAILALAHRHGLKLDRTTLQLEESGLDFQVAIAQTQSRTSWLLRIPRRPDVLTSAQREQAILNLVRPHLTVQIPNWQIHTNELIAYPLLRGKPAGTIDPEQQAYRWEIDANNLPDTYLHSLGDALASLHRIDQEALARAGLETPSIDAIRTDWSERMVKVKQVYSVNPPLWERWQCWLDNDTLWPPHTALIHGDLHPGHILVDQQAQVTGLIDWTEARVDDPASDFAAHYRVFGRNSLEALLYHYSQSGGQVWPAMADHIAEHNSAFAVDIAEFAERSGLDDFKVMARQVLGTESQS; encoded by the coding sequence ATGTCTTTGTTACCCGACGCCATTTTAGCCCTGGCCCACCGCCACGGTTTAAAGCTAGACCGCACTACGCTACAACTTGAGGAGTCAGGGCTAGATTTTCAGGTGGCGATCGCTCAAACCCAGAGTAGAACCTCCTGGCTGCTGCGAATTCCCCGGCGACCAGATGTACTGACATCGGCCCAGCGGGAGCAAGCGATCCTCAATCTGGTGCGGCCCCACCTGACTGTACAGATACCCAACTGGCAAATTCATACCAACGAGCTGATTGCCTATCCTCTACTCAGGGGCAAACCGGCTGGCACTATTGACCCGGAGCAACAAGCCTATCGCTGGGAAATTGATGCCAACAATCTGCCAGACACCTATTTACATTCCCTAGGGGATGCCCTGGCCTCCCTCCATCGTATCGATCAAGAGGCCCTGGCCAGAGCTGGACTAGAGACCCCATCCATTGACGCGATCAGAACCGACTGGTCAGAGCGGATGGTGAAGGTCAAGCAGGTTTATTCGGTAAACCCACCGCTCTGGGAACGGTGGCAGTGCTGGCTGGATAACGATACCCTTTGGCCGCCACACACGGCATTAATCCATGGCGATCTGCATCCCGGTCATATTTTGGTTGACCAGCAAGCCCAGGTCACTGGCCTAATTGACTGGACTGAGGCGCGGGTGGACGATCCAGCCTCAGACTTTGCTGCCCACTACCGGGTCTTTGGCCGCAATTCTCTCGAAGCGCTACTGTACCACTACAGCCAGAGTGGCGGCCAAGTCTGGCCAGCTATGGCCGACCACATTGCAGAGCATAACAGTGCATTCGCGGTGGATATCGCTGAGTTTGCCGAGCGATCAGGGCTGGACGATTTCAAAGTGATGGCTCGGCAAGTGCTTGGTACTGAATCCCAGTCATGA
- a CDS encoding serine/threonine-protein kinase — MDRRFWKKMVGEQFNQKYYLIKFIDSGSFGGVFLANEVIADRVIRQVALKIFLIETPQLDIQIDELRLATRLKHPHLLDCYSSEVGFDDDEDDEETYLGLAMEPATESLSQYLAERGTLPAQDVRDIITQIASALVFLHDNKIVHRDLKPENILRVGEAWKVADFGISRVLTQGTSTKTTQQMGTPIYQPPESYEGEIRPGWDIWSLGILLQEMLTGTHPFAAITNSELMMKVMTQEPEFPERLSDEFLTILKRCLAKNPKERWTAQQVLDAVQNNASRGAIPVAPPIPQEGSNPIDSFLGSLFNPSPKSEIEDLDLTSERPGINYYKLRDLLAAKKWEEADRETAERMWEVMGRQNEQWLREEDIERFPCKDLKIIDKLWVHYSQGKFGFSVQKKIWEECGSPTEYNNDWERFGERVGWREGGNWMSYTDTIKKRGRASLPLNRYCGGTSRGWFSSLARRLVNCSK, encoded by the coding sequence ATGGACAGACGTTTTTGGAAAAAAATGGTCGGAGAGCAATTTAACCAGAAATATTACCTCATCAAATTCATCGACTCAGGAAGTTTTGGAGGTGTTTTCCTCGCCAACGAAGTCATCGCCGACCGTGTTATTCGACAAGTCGCCCTCAAGATTTTCCTCATAGAAACCCCTCAACTTGACATACAAATTGACGAATTGCGCCTCGCGACCCGCCTCAAACATCCTCATTTATTAGATTGTTACAGTTCAGAAGTTGGCTTCGACGACGATGAAGACGACGAGGAGACCTATTTAGGCTTAGCGATGGAACCCGCCACAGAATCCCTGAGCCAGTATTTAGCAGAACGGGGGACATTACCGGCGCAGGATGTTCGCGACATTATCACTCAAATCGCCTCAGCCTTAGTATTTCTTCACGACAATAAAATTGTTCATCGTGACCTCAAACCCGAAAATATTTTACGGGTTGGGGAGGCGTGGAAAGTAGCAGATTTTGGCATTTCTCGGGTCTTGACCCAAGGAACTTCCACCAAAACCACCCAGCAAATGGGAACCCCTATCTATCAACCCCCAGAGTCTTATGAAGGTGAAATTCGTCCAGGTTGGGATATTTGGTCTTTGGGAATTTTGCTTCAGGAGATGCTGACGGGGACGCATCCATTTGCAGCGATAACTAATTCCGAGTTAATGATGAAAGTAATGACGCAAGAACCGGAGTTTCCCGAGAGATTATCGGATGAATTTTTAACAATACTTAAAAGATGTTTGGCGAAAAATCCCAAGGAACGTTGGACCGCTCAACAGGTTCTGGATGCGGTTCAGAATAACGCATCAAGAGGTGCTATTCCTGTGGCTCCACCGATTCCCCAAGAGGGTTCTAATCCGATTGATAGTTTTTTAGGAAGCCTGTTTAACCCATCCCCAAAATCGGAAATTGAAGATTTAGACCTAACTTCAGAACGTCCGGGAATCAACTATTATAAACTCCGGGATTTACTAGCGGCGAAAAAGTGGGAAGAAGCTGACCGGGAAACGGCTGAGCGAATGTGGGAAGTGATGGGACGACAAAACGAGCAATGGTTGCGAGAGGAAGATATTGAGCGCTTTCCTTGTAAGGATTTGAAGATTATCGATAAGCTGTGGGTCCACTACAGCCAGGGAAAATTTGGCTTCAGCGTGCAGAAGAAAATTTGGGAGGAGTGTGGGAGTCCGACAGAGTATAATAATGACTGGGAACGATTCGGCGAGCGAGTGGGGTGGCGTGAAGGAGGAAACTGGATGAGCTATACCGATACCATTAAAAAACGGGGTCGTGCGTCTCTCCCTCTCAACCGGTATTGTGGTGGCACCAGCAGGGGTTGGTTCTCTTCTCTCGCGCGACGACTTGTAAACTGTAGCAAATAA
- a CDS encoding FHA domain-containing protein: protein MVDLVPYLIIHSPSGQQNTLELRDISYSIGRLPDNDIALIEDPDSQITRIKHCILTRNKGQWFVSDHSTNGTTLHLNDSLYQVHQNAIPLESGAVLHISQWRLSFHDPNATQKSRHSSKSQVSPQDRLAPLGQFIYKLAEVTLYYQGSSQRQSIPCRRKVTQMLTYMAEQNLKNQGQPILCQYQDLMEAIWGLEEGHNPLEINGLAGEIRKLFATHSPQTDPHHLLKNIRGFGYILNITCEW from the coding sequence ATGGTTGACCTAGTTCCCTATCTCATCATCCACTCCCCCAGCGGCCAGCAAAACACCCTTGAACTGCGGGACATTTCCTATAGCATCGGGCGACTTCCCGACAACGACATCGCCCTAATCGAAGACCCCGACTCCCAAATCACCCGCATTAAACACTGTATTCTGACCCGAAACAAAGGTCAGTGGTTCGTCAGCGACCACAGCACCAACGGAACGACACTCCACCTCAACGACAGTCTCTACCAGGTTCACCAAAACGCCATCCCCCTAGAATCCGGCGCCGTCCTCCACATCAGTCAATGGCGACTCAGTTTCCATGACCCCAACGCCACCCAAAAAAGCCGACATTCCAGCAAATCCCAGGTCTCTCCCCAGGACAGACTAGCTCCTCTGGGTCAGTTCATCTACAAACTCGCCGAAGTCACCCTATACTACCAAGGCTCCAGCCAACGCCAGTCGATTCCCTGTCGCCGTAAAGTGACCCAAATGTTGACCTACATGGCCGAACAAAACCTCAAGAACCAAGGCCAACCCATCCTGTGTCAGTATCAAGACCTCATGGAAGCCATCTGGGGGTTAGAAGAGGGTCATAACCCCTTAGAAATCAACGGTTTAGCCGGAGAAATTCGTAAACTCTTTGCCACACACAGCCCCCAAACAGACCCCCATCACTTACTCAAAAACATTCGTGGCTTCGGATATATCCTCAACATCACCTGTGAATGGTGA
- a CDS encoding vWA domain-containing protein: MFDLQLDWDLPAKISSLDSRHVLRVRLTPQANLAQLPLQMAIALDTSSSMRGAKLEGAKTACRTVMGQLRDGDRLSLASFATGVAPIGESQQDSQHLQGAINGLQANGVTRTDLALAWLHEQLPPSPGLARVAVLITDGHATNRQGRQLPDTTPLLERVDTFADGGITLFTVGLGDAANFNTDFLVQLGDRGRGGFLYADDPSQLDPQLQDQFRRCQAIAVEDLLLTLTPLNHASVESFCRYRPDYLPLEETAPNQLVLSAVSAREPTDVLIEVRVPPLGFNDSLSDQDVLRLEVQGPGMTPMTAQAAIAHTQSYKAAQQVNREVEGDRLGWDININSSELPRSQDPNRTGELLSNIQVAASKSGRRDIMQQASQQLQTLQDSGKLTPAQVTGLLRDTRKTTNHDS, translated from the coding sequence ATGTTTGACCTACAACTAGACTGGGATTTACCCGCCAAAATTAGTTCCTTAGACAGTCGCCATGTCTTGCGAGTTCGTCTCACCCCTCAAGCCAATTTAGCCCAACTGCCCTTGCAGATGGCGATCGCCCTCGATACCAGTTCCTCGATGCGGGGGGCGAAGCTAGAGGGAGCAAAAACCGCCTGTCGGACGGTGATGGGGCAATTACGGGATGGCGATCGCCTCAGTTTAGCCAGTTTCGCCACGGGAGTTGCTCCCATCGGCGAGAGTCAGCAGGACAGCCAACACCTACAAGGGGCCATCAACGGCTTACAGGCCAATGGGGTCACCCGTACAGATTTAGCCTTAGCCTGGTTGCACGAGCAACTCCCCCCCAGCCCCGGACTGGCCCGGGTGGCGGTCTTGATTACCGATGGCCATGCGACGAATCGCCAAGGCCGTCAATTGCCCGACACCACTCCTCTGCTGGAGCGGGTTGATACCTTTGCCGATGGGGGGATTACCCTCTTTACCGTCGGCTTAGGGGATGCGGCTAACTTTAATACCGATTTTCTCGTCCAATTGGGCGATCGCGGTCGAGGGGGCTTTCTCTACGCCGATGACCCCAGTCAGCTAGACCCCCAATTGCAAGACCAATTCCGCCGCTGTCAAGCCATCGCCGTTGAAGACCTCCTTCTGACCCTAACTCCCCTCAACCACGCCTCCGTCGAGAGTTTCTGTCGCTACCGTCCCGACTATCTCCCTTTGGAAGAAACAGCCCCCAATCAACTGGTGTTATCCGCCGTCTCCGCCAGAGAACCCACCGATGTTCTCATTGAAGTCCGGGTTCCCCCCTTGGGGTTTAACGACAGTCTCTCAGACCAAGATGTGTTGCGACTGGAGGTGCAAGGGCCGGGAATGACCCCGATGACCGCTCAAGCGGCGATCGCCCATACCCAATCTTACAAAGCCGCCCAACAGGTGAATCGAGAGGTGGAGGGCGATCGCCTCGGCTGGGACATCAACATCAACAGTAGCGAACTCCCTCGCAGTCAAGACCCCAACCGCACCGGCGAACTCCTCAGCAACATCCAAGTCGCCGCCTCCAAATCCGGTCGCCGCGACATCATGCAGCAAGCCAGTCAACAACTGCAAACCCTCCAAGACTCAGGAAAACTGACTCCCGCACAAGTCACCGGACTCTTACGAGACACCCGCAAAACCACCAACCACGACTCATGA
- a CDS encoding PP2C family protein-serine/threonine phosphatase translates to MNNPNSYAPNLLELPWVTVADVSHIGKVRQENQDKTLVKPWSDESALLAVVADGMGGGRGGQRAAQLTVETFAKLVDEPLATNQEDLYNQLLAKFHEADDAIRNEGGQSFQVMGMGSTVVAAIITPDYYVHLYAGDSRLYHLQDQQPLYKTKDHSIVRVLLEIGKITEDQVATHPMRSQITSCLGGREGNGQFSIDPKWQENPSPIRPWNPKDILILSSDGLHNYIRDEEMQQLTNNPFSSPKNPLQNLLETALERGGQDNISGILITRKPQN, encoded by the coding sequence ATGAATAATCCTAATTCCTATGCTCCAAATCTGCTAGAATTACCCTGGGTTACTGTTGCTGACGTCTCCCATATTGGCAAAGTCCGCCAAGAAAATCAAGACAAAACTTTAGTCAAGCCTTGGTCTGATGAATCCGCTCTATTAGCCGTCGTTGCAGATGGTATGGGCGGCGGTCGTGGCGGACAGCGAGCCGCTCAATTAACCGTTGAAACCTTTGCTAAATTAGTTGATGAACCCTTAGCAACGAATCAAGAAGACCTGTACAATCAGTTATTAGCAAAATTCCATGAAGCCGATGACGCCATTCGCAACGAAGGCGGTCAGAGTTTTCAAGTGATGGGGATGGGGTCAACCGTTGTTGCCGCGATTATCACTCCCGATTATTATGTCCATCTCTATGCCGGAGATAGCCGACTGTATCATCTGCAAGACCAGCAACCCCTTTATAAAACCAAAGACCATTCCATTGTGCGGGTGTTATTAGAGATTGGGAAGATTACCGAAGACCAGGTGGCCACGCATCCCATGCGATCGCAAATTACCTCCTGCCTCGGCGGTCGGGAAGGCAACGGACAGTTTTCAATTGACCCCAAATGGCAAGAAAATCCCTCCCCAATTCGTCCTTGGAACCCCAAAGATATCCTAATTCTCTCCAGTGATGGCTTACACAACTACATCCGAGACGAAGAAATGCAACAACTCACAAACAACCCGTTTTCATCCCCTAAAAACCCCTTGCAAAACCTCCTTGAAACCGCCCTAGAGCGAGGGGGGCAAGACAACATCAGTGGCATTTTAATCACCCGCAAACCCCAGAACTAA
- a CDS encoding FHA domain-containing protein has translation MNGFGHSPVPGQRRLSPDKTVLILRNGPQTQRQIPLHPIRILIGRHDPPHAQVDLDLSDCELGDPPMVSRRHALLQWQDGQLTLRDLGSRNGTRVNGEKLETLPDQPYSDVVVLQLGSRIQFGNLEFEVINSHE, from the coding sequence ATGAATGGATTTGGTCACAGCCCCGTCCCCGGACAACGGCGACTCAGCCCCGACAAGACCGTTCTCATCCTGCGCAACGGTCCCCAAACACAGCGACAGATTCCCCTACATCCGATCCGCATCCTCATTGGCCGTCACGACCCCCCCCACGCCCAAGTTGACCTCGACCTCAGTGATTGCGAACTCGGAGATCCTCCCATGGTCTCTCGCCGTCACGCCCTCTTGCAATGGCAGGACGGACAACTCACCTTACGGGATTTAGGCAGTCGCAATGGCACTCGCGTCAATGGTGAGAAACTGGAAACTCTCCCGGATCAGCCCTATTCTGATGTCGTCGTGTTACAACTCGGCAGTCGCATTCAATTTGGCAACCTAGAATTTGAAGTCATTAATTCCCATGAATAA
- the ltrA gene encoding group II intron reverse transcriptase/maturase, which translates to MSIASKGFNPETKNNEWRNLPWGKIQRKVAKLQKAIYQATSRGNKAKARRWQRLLNKSYYARLLAVRQVSQDNQGKKTAGVDGVKSLNAKDRFRLADQLRHPGKAKSLRRVWIPKPGRDEKRPLGIPTLHDRALQALVKLGLEPYWEALFEADSYGFRPGRSAHDAIGAIWNKSRYKPQYVLDADIATCFDQINHDYLLSKLDCPSRYKRSIKQWLKAGVMDSGEFKATEAGTPQGGVISPLLANIALQGMIDSVVNSFPNSRTIDGKLNRYYRPKIIRYADDFVVLANRPEVILEAQQLLKEWLKPVGLQLKPEKTRLCNTLSEWNGEEPGFDFLGFNIRHYPVSIHKGIKTGPGGVKPYQINIKPAPKAIKRHYDACKEVIKQHKTAPQAVLIQKLNPIIRGWSQYYSTVVSKETFSKLDHMIWMALRAWTVSRCGRASYGKLQNYFRPGVNSKWTFKAKKGLRLTKHTETPIVRHVKIRGGNTSPFNGDWAYWSKRMSNGFGGIPTKISKLIKRQKGRCNHCGQHFTSEDLVEIDHIQPKSRGGSDTYSNLQLLHRHCHDVKTRFDGSSTHDKG; encoded by the coding sequence ATGTCGATAGCTAGTAAAGGGTTCAACCCCGAGACTAAGAACAACGAATGGCGAAATCTTCCCTGGGGTAAAATCCAGAGGAAAGTCGCGAAGCTGCAAAAGGCTATTTATCAAGCTACAAGTCGTGGCAATAAAGCGAAAGCGCGACGCTGGCAACGTTTACTCAATAAGTCCTACTACGCTAGGCTGCTGGCGGTACGCCAGGTAAGTCAGGATAACCAAGGTAAGAAAACCGCAGGAGTTGACGGAGTGAAATCCCTAAACGCCAAAGACCGGTTTCGCTTGGCTGACCAACTGCGTCACCCAGGCAAAGCTAAAAGCTTGCGACGTGTATGGATTCCCAAACCCGGGCGGGATGAAAAACGCCCACTCGGTATCCCAACCTTGCACGACCGCGCCTTACAAGCCTTGGTTAAGCTGGGACTAGAGCCGTACTGGGAGGCTCTGTTTGAAGCGGATTCCTACGGTTTCCGACCCGGACGGTCGGCACATGATGCGATTGGAGCCATCTGGAATAAAAGTCGGTATAAACCGCAATACGTTCTCGATGCAGACATTGCCACATGTTTTGACCAAATTAACCATGATTACCTTCTGTCGAAACTAGACTGTCCCTCTCGGTACAAACGGAGTATTAAACAATGGCTTAAAGCCGGCGTTATGGACAGTGGCGAATTCAAGGCAACAGAGGCAGGAACTCCACAAGGTGGGGTCATCAGTCCGCTCCTTGCCAACATTGCTTTACAGGGAATGATTGATTCGGTTGTCAATAGCTTCCCTAACTCAAGGACAATTGACGGAAAACTAAATCGCTATTACCGCCCGAAAATCATTCGATATGCCGATGACTTTGTGGTTCTGGCTAACCGCCCGGAAGTCATCCTAGAAGCCCAACAACTGCTCAAGGAATGGCTTAAACCCGTCGGTCTCCAACTCAAACCGGAAAAGACAAGGTTATGTAACACCTTGTCGGAATGGAATGGGGAGGAACCGGGATTTGACTTCCTAGGATTTAACATCCGGCATTACCCGGTGAGTATCCATAAGGGAATCAAAACGGGTCCCGGTGGCGTTAAACCCTACCAGATAAATATTAAGCCTGCCCCAAAAGCTATCAAACGTCATTATGACGCTTGTAAAGAGGTCATCAAACAACATAAAACTGCACCACAAGCAGTTCTGATCCAGAAGCTTAATCCAATCATTAGAGGATGGAGTCAGTACTACTCTACGGTAGTTTCCAAAGAGACCTTCTCTAAACTCGACCATATGATTTGGATGGCACTGAGGGCTTGGACGGTTTCACGATGTGGTCGAGCGTCCTATGGGAAACTCCAGAACTACTTTCGTCCTGGAGTCAACAGTAAATGGACGTTCAAAGCCAAAAAGGGTCTTCGACTCACTAAGCACACCGAAACCCCCATCGTACGACATGTCAAAATCAGAGGAGGAAACACCTCTCCCTTTAACGGGGACTGGGCTTATTGGTCTAAACGTATGAGTAACGGGTTTGGCGGTATCCCTACCAAAATCTCAAAACTCATCAAGCGTCAAAAAGGACGATGTAATCACTGTGGACAACACTTCACCAGTGAGGACTTGGTTGAAATCGACCATATTCAGCCTAAATCCAGAGGAGGTTCGGATACTTACTCCAACCTACAACTGTTACATCGCCATTGCCACGATGTTAAAACCCGTTTCGACGGTAGCAGCACCCATGACAAGGGATAG
- a CDS encoding 4Fe-4S single cluster domain-containing protein, translating to MTTTLKIFRRQSPVQVLGPGQRAVIWVQGCPFACPGCIVPESWDARSGETVTLNDLSQWILSQPDLEGITLSGGEPMLQAEALNQLIDNLRQQRDLGVMCYSGYRLETLQQQGSPAQQQLLQRLDLLVDGQYRQQEHDNLLWRGSRNQRLLLLTSRYQDTVQQQLNQGDESAGLSFVSATTGEVSFTGVPPLLGFRQQFESQMQQRGIHIQV from the coding sequence ATGACTACAACCCTAAAAATCTTCCGCCGTCAATCCCCCGTACAAGTCCTCGGTCCCGGACAACGAGCCGTCATCTGGGTACAAGGCTGTCCCTTCGCCTGTCCCGGCTGCATTGTCCCCGAATCCTGGGACGCTCGCAGCGGCGAAACCGTGACCCTCAACGACCTCAGCCAGTGGATTCTCAGCCAACCCGACCTCGAAGGAATTACCCTCTCCGGCGGCGAACCCATGTTACAAGCCGAAGCCTTAAACCAACTCATTGATAACCTCCGCCAACAGCGAGACTTAGGAGTAATGTGTTACAGCGGATATCGCCTAGAAACCCTCCAGCAGCAAGGAAGCCCAGCCCAACAGCAACTCTTGCAACGCCTTGACCTACTCGTAGATGGACAATACCGCCAACAAGAACATGACAATCTACTCTGGCGGGGGTCTCGGAATCAGCGGTTACTATTACTCACATCCCGCTATCAAGACACAGTTCAGCAACAGTTAAACCAGGGAGATGAATCAGCCGGACTAAGCTTTGTTTCCGCCACAACTGGGGAAGTTTCCTTTACCGGAGTTCCGCCGCTGCTCGGATTTCGCCAACAATTTGAAAGCCAAATGCAACAACGAGGAATCCACATTCAGGTTTAA
- a CDS encoding MAPEG family protein — MTQPSDVQVNLQQEELAIRRAGTLSLLLCGLCFGIGYVTLPRAFEFPTELVNRLAFALQASLFVLIWVLIGVIMVSTGRRKSLADVGGSASGPPSETIAVSVAFLQNTLEQAVLAVGAYLALATQLSGPWLSLIVTAVVLFGVGRLLFLRGYRRDYRGAKGRAFGMTLTMWPTLAGYLLAIALILIPS, encoded by the coding sequence ATGACTCAGCCTTCTGATGTACAGGTTAATCTACAACAAGAAGAGCTTGCTATTCGGCGGGCTGGTACCCTGTCGCTGCTACTCTGTGGTCTCTGTTTTGGTATTGGCTATGTCACCTTACCACGGGCGTTTGAGTTTCCCACTGAGCTGGTGAATCGCTTGGCCTTTGCCCTCCAGGCCAGCCTATTTGTGCTGATCTGGGTGTTGATCGGGGTAATCATGGTCTCTACCGGGCGACGTAAATCCCTGGCGGACGTGGGTGGATCGGCTTCTGGCCCGCCCAGTGAGACGATTGCAGTGTCGGTGGCGTTTTTACAAAACACTTTGGAACAAGCGGTGCTGGCCGTAGGTGCGTACCTAGCCCTGGCGACTCAACTCAGTGGCCCCTGGCTCTCGCTGATTGTGACGGCAGTCGTGCTGTTTGGCGTGGGGCGACTGTTGTTCCTCCGGGGGTATCGCCGTGACTACCGGGGGGCGAAAGGGCGAGCGTTTGGAATGACCCTAACCATGTGGCCGACGTTGGCGGGATATCTGCTGGCGATCGCCCTAATCCTCATTCCTTCGTAA